The stretch of DNA GGGTTTCATGGCTGTGGTAACGGCGGCATTACCCGGCCCAGGAAGGGTGTTCATCGAAGACTTCGACGCCACACCGCAGACCCACGAGTCCGTCGCCGCGCCCGAAAAGGCCGAGAACACCGGCGGCACCATCACGATTCACATTGACCGAAAGAAGGCCGAGGTGCCGCGGGTGCCGGGTGAAACGCTGCTCGAAAGCGCTCGGCGCGCAGGAGTGTCACCGCCGTTCTCATGCGAAGCGGGCAACTGCGGTACGTGCATGGCACGGCTGTCTCAGGGAAGCGCGACGATGAAGGTCAACGATGCGCTGGAGCCCGACGAGGTCGAGGATGGCTATGTGCTTACGTGTCAGGCGATTCCGGATACCCCGTCGGTAACAGTGCACTACGAAGACTAAGAGTCGACGTCGCCGTGTTCGTGAAGCGATGGCGGCGGACGGAAGTCCGGCTCGTAACCCGCAATGCGGATCGGGCTGCCGATCAACCTGAAATCCCCTGCCGTGACAAGCGCCTCGGGGGTTGCCTCCAATGCCTCAGGCAGCGTGCGCACCGCTGCGGCCGGAATGCCGAGCGGGCGCAGTCGCGACTCCCAACCGAGCGCAGTGTCGGTGGCCAGCGCAGCGGCGACGACGTACAGCACCTCATCGCGCTTCGCAGCACGCTCGGCCATCGTCGGGAATCCGTCGATCTTCGCCTCGCCGGCGAATGCCTTCCAAAATGTATCGTGCGTAATGAACAGCGCCAGGTACCCATTGGCCGTCGAGAACAGCTGCGCCGGAACGTAATACGAGTGCGCGCCGAAGGGGTAACGCTGCGGCGCCACGCCGTCGTTGAGGTAGGCCGACGCTCGATAGTTCAGCTGCGACAGCATCACGTCACGCAGACACACGTCCACCTGCCCGCCGCGCCCCGAGACGATTTGAGCGAGCAATCCCAGCGCCGCCGCCAAACCCGTTGAGTTGTCGGCCGACGAGTAGCCCGGCAACGTCGGTGGACCATCCGGGTCGCCGGTCATCGCGGCGACGCCCGTGGCCGCCTGGATGACGTAGTCGAACGCCGGGTCGTCGCCGCCCTCCAACCCAAAGCCGGTCATCGCTACGCAGACAATTCGCTCGTTGAAGCCCCGCAATGCTTCGTAGGTGAGCCCGAGCCGCTTGATCGCCGACGGCTTCATATTCACCAGCAGTGCATGCGAATTCGCGACCAGCTCCCCGAGCCGCTGTCGCCCCTGCTCCGACCGCAGATCCAGGCAGACGCTCTGCTTGTTGCGGTTCAGGCTCGCGAAATAGCTGTCGCTGACCTGCCGGGAGATCTCGCCGCCCGGCGGCTCGATCTTGATGACCTCGGCGCCGAGATCGGCCAGCAACATCGTCGCGTATGGGCCAGCCAGCATGACACCGACCTCGAGAATGCGGATGCCTGAAAGCGGCCCTTGGCTCATCTGCGCCCTCGGCTCTTCGCGCAAGCGCTCATCTGCGCCCTCGGCTCTTCGCGCAAGCGCTCATCTGCGCCCTCGCCTCTTCGCGCAAGCGCTCATCTGCGCCCTCGGCTCTTCGCGCAAGCGCTCATCGCACTTCAGCGGCTAGCTGCGAAATGACTTCGCGAGTACGGTATTTGGAGGCAATCAGCTCATCTCGGTTGTCGCCGATCGGCAGCAACCGAACGGACAGGTCGGTGACGCCCGCATCGGCGAATTGTCGGAATCGCGCGAGAATCGCTTCCTCATCACCGGCGGCGGTCAGGTCACCGACATCGCGGGCATCGCCGCGATCGAGCAGCTTCTGGTAATTCGGCGACGTCTCCGCCTCAGCCAGAATCCGATTGGCCCGCTCCTTCGCCGCGTCGATCTCGGAGTTGGCGCACAGGCACACCGGGATACCCGCGACGATCCGCGGCGCCGGACGTCCCGCATTGTCGGCGGCCTTGGTGATCCGCGGCGCGATGTGATCTCCGATCGCCCGTTCGTCGGCCATCCACAGCACGGTCCCGTCGGCGAGTTCACCGGCAATCTGCAGCATTACCGGTCCGAGCGCCGCGACCAGCACCGGCATTGGTGTCTCGGCGCCCAGCACAGTCGGATTGTGAACGGTGAAGGTGTCATTCTCCACGTCGACGTCACCCGGTCCGGCCACCGCCTGGTTGAGCACCTCGAGATAGTCGCGCGTGTAGGCCGCGGGCTTCTCGTAGGGGATGCCGAGCATGTCGCGCACGATCCAGTGGTGTGACGGCCCCACCCCCAGCGCCAGCCGTCCACCCGTGCCGGCATGCACCGACAGCGCCTGACGCGCCAACGCGATCGGATGCTGAGCCTGCAGCGGCACCACCGCTGTACCCAGCTCGATGCGCGACGTGCGGGCGCCCATCAGCGAAACCATGGTGAGGCAGTCGAAGTCGTTGGGCACCTGTGGCATCCACGCGGTATCCAGCCCGGCGGACTCCGCCCACTCGATGTCATCGAGCAGCTTCTTGACCTTGCGAATCATGTCGCCGCGCTCGGCCCCGATCATCACGCCAAGGCGCATATTATTCTCCCGCCCCTGCTTCGCCCGCCCATCAGTCCGTCACCCTTTCCGATGTCAGCTTTCGCACCTCTTGGACAAGCACGTCCAATGGCGTGCCCGTCGGGAACACGGCAGCGGCACCGGCGTCCAGCAACTTCGGAACGTCTCCCTGCGGGATGGTGCCGCCGACTACGACGGCGATGTCACCCGCGTCGGCCGCCTTGAGCGCGTCGACGGTGCGGGTCGTCAACGCCACGTGCGCGCCGGACAGGATCGAAAGGCCAACCAGCGCAACATCTTCCTGCAGCGCAATGGATACGATGTCCTCGATGCGTTGCCGGATGCCGGTATAGATGACCTCGAAGCCGGCGTCGCGCAGTGTGCGGGCGACGATCTTCGCCCCGCGGTCATGGCCGTCCAGGCCCGGCTTTGCGACCAGAACGCGCGCTGCCATCAGAGTCCTCGCTTGTTCATCGATAGCTGTTCGCGCAAGCGCTCTTCGCGGCGCAACCTGTTCACTAGAACACCACCGGTTGCTGGAACTCGCCCCACACTGCCTTGAGCGCGGAGACCATTTCGCCGACGGTGCAATAAGCTCCTGCGCAGTCGATCAGCTTGTGCATCAGGTTGTCATCGCCTTCCGCAGCACGGGACAGGGCAGCAAGAGCATCCTTGACCGCCACTGGGTCACGCTCCGCCTTGACCTTGGACAGTCGCTTCAGTTGGAGATCACGGCCCTCGGCATCCAATTCATAGGTTGCGATTTCGGGCGGTGGCTCGTCGGAGACGAACTTGTTGACGCCGACGACCGGGTGCTCACCGGATTCGATCTCCTGATGGATCTTGAACGCCTCGTCCGCGATGAGGCCCTGCAGATAACCGTCTTCGATGGCCCGGACCATGCCGCCGTGTGTCTCGAGGTCGTGCATGATCTCGATGATCTTGGCCTCAGTGGCATCGGTGAGCGCTTCGACGAAGTACGAGCCGCCAAGCGGGTCAGCCACTTTCGTCACGCCGGTCTCATAGGCCAGGATCTGTTGCGTGCGCAGCGCCAGCGTCGCCGACTCCTCGCTGGGCAGCGCGAACGGCTCGTCCCACGCTGCCGTGAACATTGACTGCACCCCGCCGAGCACCGCGGCCATCGCCTCATATGCCACGCGTACGAGGTTGTTCTGGGCTTGCGGCGCATACAACGACGCGCCCCCGGCGACACAACCGAACCGGAACATCGAAGCCTTATCCGTTGTCGCGCCATAACGCTCACGCACGATCGTGGCCCACCGCCGCCGGCCCGCCCGGTACTTGGCGATCTCCTCAAAGAAATCGCCATGGGTGTAGAAGAAGAACGAGATCTGCGGCGCGAACTGGTCGATGGTCATCCGGCCGCGCTCGACCACCGTGTCGCAATAGGTCACGCCATCGGCGAGCGTGAACGCCATCTCCTGCACCGCGTTCGCACCGGCGTCGCGGAAATGCGCACCGGCCACCGAGATCGCGTTGAACTTCGGCACCTCGGCCGCGCAGAACTCGATGGTGTCGGCGATCAGCCGCAGCGACGGCTCCGGCGGCCAGATCCAGGTGCCGCGCGAGGCGTACTCCTTGAGGATGTCGTTCTGGATGGTGCCGGTCAGCTTGGCCCGCGGCACACCCTTGCGCTCTGCGGCCGCCACGTAGAACGCCAGCAGGATCGCGGCGGTGCCGTTGATCGTGAAGCTGGTGCTGATCGCCTCCAGCGGGATGCCATCGAACAGGATCTCGGCGTCCGCCAGCGTGTCGACCGCGACCCCGACCCGACCGACTTCCTCCCCATACTCGGGGTCGTCGGAGTCGTAC from Mycobacterium sp. JS623 encodes:
- a CDS encoding LLM class F420-dependent oxidoreductase, whose product is MRLGVMIGAERGDMIRKVKKLLDDIEWAESAGLDTAWMPQVPNDFDCLTMVSLMGARTSRIELGTAVVPLQAQHPIALARQALSVHAGTGGRLALGVGPSHHWIVRDMLGIPYEKPAAYTRDYLEVLNQAVAGPGDVDVENDTFTVHNPTVLGAETPMPVLVAALGPVMLQIAGELADGTVLWMADERAIGDHIAPRITKAADNAGRPAPRIVAGIPVCLCANSEIDAAKERANRILAEAETSPNYQKLLDRGDARDVGDLTAAGDEEAILARFRQFADAGVTDLSVRLLPIGDNRDELIASKYRTREVISQLAAEVR
- a CDS encoding cobalamin B12-binding domain-containing protein, with product MAARVLVAKPGLDGHDRGAKIVARTLRDAGFEVIYTGIRQRIEDIVSIALQEDVALVGLSILSGAHVALTTRTVDALKAADAGDIAVVVGGTIPQGDVPKLLDAGAAAVFPTGTPLDVLVQEVRKLTSERVTD
- a CDS encoding CaiB/BaiF CoA transferase family protein, whose product is MSQGPLSGIRILEVGVMLAGPYATMLLADLGAEVIKIEPPGGEISRQVSDSYFASLNRNKQSVCLDLRSEQGRQRLGELVANSHALLVNMKPSAIKRLGLTYEALRGFNERIVCVAMTGFGLEGGDDPAFDYVIQAATGVAAMTGDPDGPPTLPGYSSADNSTGLAAALGLLAQIVSGRGGQVDVCLRDVMLSQLNYRASAYLNDGVAPQRYPFGAHSYYVPAQLFSTANGYLALFITHDTFWKAFAGEAKIDGFPTMAERAAKRDEVLYVVAAALATDTALGWESRLRPLGIPAAAVRTLPEALEATPEALVTAGDFRLIGSPIRIAGYEPDFRPPPSLHEHGDVDS
- a CDS encoding methylmalonyl-CoA mutase family protein, which produces MSEPVQTPSGIPLEPVYGPADREADPPAPGTYPFTRGNFASGYRGKTWTFRQYSGFGTAEESNRRYRYLLDQGGTGLSVALDLPTQCGYDSDDPEYGEEVGRVGVAVDTLADAEILFDGIPLEAISTSFTINGTAAILLAFYVAAAERKGVPRAKLTGTIQNDILKEYASRGTWIWPPEPSLRLIADTIEFCAAEVPKFNAISVAGAHFRDAGANAVQEMAFTLADGVTYCDTVVERGRMTIDQFAPQISFFFYTHGDFFEEIAKYRAGRRRWATIVRERYGATTDKASMFRFGCVAGGASLYAPQAQNNLVRVAYEAMAAVLGGVQSMFTAAWDEPFALPSEESATLALRTQQILAYETGVTKVADPLGGSYFVEALTDATEAKIIEIMHDLETHGGMVRAIEDGYLQGLIADEAFKIHQEIESGEHPVVGVNKFVSDEPPPEIATYELDAEGRDLQLKRLSKVKAERDPVAVKDALAALSRAAEGDDNLMHKLIDCAGAYCTVGEMVSALKAVWGEFQQPVVF